In Mixophyes fleayi isolate aMixFle1 chromosome 4, aMixFle1.hap1, whole genome shotgun sequence, the following proteins share a genomic window:
- the TMEM205 gene encoding transmembrane protein 205 codes for MVTEGEPGSLVKVVYILLLSATWGMQCWVTFVAGFVMIRGVPRHTFGLVQSKLFPFYGHIVMCFSFLNLVVYAVYHPRELLSPSESVQVALFFTSLVASALNARWFSPSTSKAMFSIHAIEREHGLGAEIGLSANIEGYKRLREQDPKYKALRKTFMRYHGISSLCNLVSLLCNGASLVFTALLLPTL; via the exons ATGGTGACGGAAGGAGAACCGGGGAGTCTGGTGAAGGTTGTGTACATTCTGCTGCTGTCGGCCACATGGGGCATGCAGTGCTGGGTGACGTTTGTAGCAG GCTTTGTGATGATCAGGGGGGTGCCCCGGCACACATTTGGACTAGTGCAGAGTAAGCTGTTCCCGTTTTACGGCCATATAGTCATGTGCTTCTCCTTCCTGAACCTGGTTGTGTACGCAGTATATCATCCGCGGGAGCTGCTGTCACCCAGTGAGAGTGTCCAG GTGGCGCTCTTCTTTACGTCCCTCGTCGCATCCGCGCTCAACGCCCGCTGGTTCTCCCCCTCCACGTCTAAGGCCATGTTTTCCATACATGCCATAGAGCGGGAGCACGGCCTGGGGGCAGAGATCGGGCTGAGCGCCAACATTGAAGGCTACAAGCGTCTCAGGGAGCAGGACCCCAAGTACAAAGCCCTGCGGAAAACCTTCATGCGTTACCACGGCATCTCCTCTCTCTGCAACCTGGTGTCGTTGCTGTGTAATGGCGCCAGCCTTGTATTCACCGCTCTGCTTCTGCCCACCCTTTAG